The following are encoded together in the Diabrotica undecimpunctata isolate CICGRU chromosome 7, icDiaUnde3, whole genome shotgun sequence genome:
- the LOC140445658 gene encoding serine/threonine-protein kinase pelle-like: MYIHQLLDEPKRKLCKILDKDNKWLVLGAVHMKYDVTDLEEIKRLVKKGASITSELLTVWGHQNHTVLELFVLLGHMKQYQAMMVLKELVDKMYHVLIKDSVDELNPVVHQMLLEKKKIKNIDYRIHPNNYNGDSEKILNTKLVPQLPTIVSDENNESSNLLLPKSPVNLIRSKMYTTSDISVVAESLGGLPSLPYEELQASTNNWCETTVLGKGGFGKVYKGTWKCTQVAIKRLDQKDQKEYGTEQIKQSITELHCLNAYRHDNILPLYGYSIGGPHPCLIYQYMAGGSLDNRLRTRDPEKVLKWPSRLNIAVGVARGLQFLHTNRINGKPLVHGDIKSANILLDPCNQPRIGDFGLAREGPQSQYTYIKVSRIHGTRPYLPEEFLRAKKFSTKVDTYSFGVLLFEIATSLSPHSEHREEKFLRDHVVNYPGDILELKDKRVKDYDDCFKQILEIGKMCVKRWAKERPEMVAVLRMLEKVSLVE, encoded by the exons ATGTATATACACCAATTACTAGATGAACCCAAAAGAAAATTATGCAAAATTCTTGACAAAGATAATAAATGGCTAGTGCTAGGAGCTGTTCACATGAAATATGATGTTACAGatttggaagaaataaaaaggTTAGTAAAAAAGGGTGCATCTATTACTTCAGAGTTGCTAACTGTATGGGGCCATCAAAACCACACAGTATTAGAGTTGTTTGTCTTACTCGGTCACATGAAGCAGTATCAAGCAATGATGGTATTAAAAGAATTAGTTGATAAAATGTATCATGTACTCATTAAAGACAGTGTGGATGAATTAAATCCTGTGGTTCATCAAATGCTTCTggagaaaaagaaaattaaaaacattgaTTATAGAATACATCCCAATAACTATAATGGCGATTCTGAGAAGATATTGAATACTAAACTAGTTCCTCAGCTACCAACAATAGTAAGTGATGAAAATAACGAAAGTAGTAATTTGCTTCTACCTAAATCTCCCGTTAATTTGATAAGATCCAAAATGTATACAACCTCAGATATATCAGTTGTAGCAGAGTCACTTGGGGGACTGCCATCACTTCCCTATGAAGAATTGCAGGCATCTACTAACAATTGGTGTGAAACCACAGTTCTTGGAAAGGGTGGCTTTGGGAAAGTATATAAAG gtACTTGGAAGTGTACACAAGTTGCAATTAAACGCCTCGACCAGAAAGATCAAAAGGAATATGGAACAGAACAAATAAAACAGTCAATAACTGAGCTGCATTGTCTAAATGCTTACAGGCATGATAATATTCTGCCATTGTATGGATACAGTATTGGAGGTCCACATCCTTGTTTGATTTACCAGTACATGGCAGGAGGATCTCTCGATAACAGACTTCGAACTAGAGATCCTGAGAAAGTGTTAAAGTGGCCATCAAGACTGAATATTGCTGTTGGAGTCGCAAGAG gtCTTCAATTTCTGCATACGAATAGAATAAATGGCAAACCGTTGGTTCATGGAGATATAAAGTCGGCGAATATTTTATTAGACCCTTGCAACCAACCACGCATCGGCGATTTTGGCCTAGCTCGCGAGGGTCCTCAGAGTCAATATACGTACATAAAGGTGAGCCGAATCCATGGTACTCGCCCCTACCTACCAGAAGAATTtctaagagcaaaaaagttttcCACCAAAGTCGACACCTACAGCTTTGGAGTACTGCTATTCGAAATCGCAACCTCGTTATCGCCTCATTCTGAACATCGAGAGGAAAAGTTCTTGAGGGATCATGTGGTGAATTATCCAGGTGACATTTTAGAGCTTAAAGATAAACGCGTAAAGGATTACGACGATTGCTTTAAACAGATACTAGAGATAGGTAAGATGTGTGTAAAAAGGTGGGCAAAAGAAAGACCTGAAATGGTTGCTGTACTGAGAATGTTGGAGAAAGTATCTCTAGTGGAATAA